In a genomic window of Punica granatum isolate Tunisia-2019 chromosome 6, ASM765513v2, whole genome shotgun sequence:
- the LOC116210834 gene encoding NEDD8-specific protease 1, with the protein MGHSSADDKILSYNDVVLRRSDLDILSGPCFLNDRIIEFYFSYLSSSHPSEDILLVPPSIAFWITNCPDAEDLKDFVAPLKLSDKELVIFPVNNNDDVEQAEGGSHWSLLAYMRKANLFVHHDSSGRMNEPYARQLYKAVIKYLSVSGSVSDAKFQHWSGSPQQLNGYDCGLYVTAITRTILDWFEDTEHRDTGDLWFCAVKEKGTPSVVAGMRNEILQLIKRVMIPE; encoded by the coding sequence ATGGGACACTCCTCAGCCGACGACAAGATTCTTAGCTACAATGATGTTGTGCTCAGGAGATCGGATCTGGATATTCTCAGTGGTCCATGTTTTCTCAATGACCGCATCATCGAGTTCTATTTCAGCTATCTCTCTTCGTCCCACCCTTCCGAGGACATTTTATTGGTGCCGCCTTCAATTGCCTTCTGGATCACAAACTGCCCTGATGCTGAGGACCTCAAAGACTTTGTGGCTCCTCTCAAGCTGTCCGATAAGGAACTCGTGATTTTCCCAGTCAACAACAATGATGATGTGGAACAGGCCGAGGGGGGTTCTCACTGGAGCTTGCTTGCGTACATGAGAAAAgctaacttgtttgtgcatcaCGATAGCTCAGGAAGGATGAATGAACCATATGCAAGGCAACTCTATAAAGCTGTCATCAAGTATTTGAGCGTCTCTGGTTCGGTATCTGATGCAAAATTTCAGCACTGGAGTGGTTCACCGCAGCAGTTGAATGGTTATGACTGTGGTTTGTATGTCACTGCAATTACGAGAACTATACTTGATTGGTTTGAAGACACTGAACATAGAGACACAGGGGATTTGTGGTTTTGTGCAGTTAAGGAGAAGGGTACTCCATCAGTCGTCGCTGGTATGCGAAATGAGATTCTTCAGCTAATCAAGCGCGTGATGATCCCAGAGTGA
- the LOC116210833 gene encoding arogenate dehydratase/prephenate dehydratase 2, chloroplastic-like has protein sequence MGSTTAGSPLTHMQLRIPCKSSTLDRHWRGTVNAALPSCQTRRRPVALAVAPSLPGEGGRKRIVKAQALALNGAGVLKEFSCDGITKDLNSLPKPLSVTDCSNSVSDGSRLRVAYQGVGGAYSESAAEKAYPNCEAVPCEQFDTAFEAVERWIVDRAVLPIENSLGGSIHRNYDLLLRHHLHIVGEVKLAVRHCLLANHGVKIEDLKRVLSHPQALAQCEHTLTKLSLVREAVDDTAGAAKHVAFHKLKDSGAVASAAAAKIYDLNILAEDIQDDSDNVTRFLMLAREPIIPGTDRPFKTSIVFSLEEGPGMLFKALAVFALRQINLTKIESRPLRKRSLRVSDDNNNGTPKYFDYLFYVDFEASMADQNAQNALRHLHEFATFLRVLGSYPVDTSMI, from the exons ATGGGAAGCACTACGGCTGGATCTCCCTTGACTCATATGCAGCTCCGGATTCCCTGCAAATCCTCGACGCTTGACCGCCACTGGCGGGGGACGGTCAACGCCGCCCTTCCTTCCTGCCAGACACGGCGGCGGCCCGTGGCTCTCGCAGTGGCGCCTTCTCTCCCCGGTGAGGGCGGTAGAAAGAGGATTGTGAAGGCTCAGGCTTTGGCGCTGAACGGAGCGGGAGTGCTAAAGGAGTTCTCATGCGACGGGATCACCAAGGACCTGAACTCGCTTCCGA AACCTCTCTCTGTAACTGATTGCTCCAATTCGGTCTCTGATGGATCCCGCCTTCGAGTTGCTTACCAG GGTGTTGGAGGAGCATACAGCGAATCGGCAGCAGAGAAAGCATACCCAAACTGTGAAGCAGTACCCTGTGAACAGTTCGATACTGCATTTGAA GCTGTTGAGAGATGGATTGTGGACAGAGCAGTTTTACCCATAGAGAATTCTTTAGGTGGAAGCATTCACAGAAACTATGACCTTTTACTTCGGCACCACTTGCATATAGTCGGGGAGGTGAAACTTGCAGTAAGGCATTGCTTATTAGCCAATCATGGTGTAAAAATTGAAGATCTCAAACGAGTTCTTAGCCATCCACAG GCTCTTGCTCAGTGCGAGCACACACTAACGAAGTTAAGCTTAGTCAGAGAAGCAGTGGATGATACTGCTGGTGCTGCAAAG CATGTTGCTTTCCACAAACTAAAAGACTCTGGAGCTGTTGCCAGTGCTGCTGCTGCCAAAATCTACGACTTGAACATTCTAGCGGAAGATATTCAG GATGATTCTGATAATGTTACACGGTTCCTAATGCTGGCAAGGGAGCCTATTATTCCAGGCACTGACAGACCCTTCAAG ACAAGCATAGTTTTCTCTCTTGAGGAGGGTCCAGGAATGCTTTTCAAGGCTCTTGCTGTCTTTGCTTTACGACAAATCAATCTTACTAAA ATAGAAAGTCGACCCCTGCGGAAGAGAAGTTTGCGAGTATCAGATGATAACAATAATGGGACCCCAAA ATACTTTGATTATCTTTTCTATGTGGACTTTGAAGCATCCATGGCTGATCAAAATGCTCAGAATGCCCTCAGGCATCTGCAT GAGTTTGCGACATTCTTAAGGGTCCTTGGGAGCTATCCAGTAGACACCAGCATGATCTGA
- the LOC116210686 gene encoding putative respiratory burst oxidase homolog protein H encodes MNNLEKVREDDSAKWILESIEIDHMVDALMHSDNDNATGTTLNQIEQNGFSQKRNAGSNPDAIVAPRKRVGFQNNGARIEWTGSSAKKGLRSLRFLDRTISGNEVDAWKSAEKRCHQLALDGRLPRDKFGVCIGMDSKEFAGELFDALARRRKISSENGITLEELKMFWGDITNRDMDSRLQIFFDMCDKNGDGKLSEEEVKEVIELSASANKLSNLKQRAAAYASLIMEELDPDHQGHIEMWQLETLLREMVSSEEGQKLTERSRILPKTMIPRRYRTPISRFLEEIHEFIHENWKRIWVLSLWIIVNLVLFIWKFQQYEKMGAFKIMGYCVCFAKGAAETLKFNMALILFPVCRRTLTKLRSTKISVVIPFDDNINFHKIIACAIATGAVIHALMHLACDLPRISSCSKQKFMTYLGPNFDYEQPSYMDLVRSVPGFTGIVITILMTFSFTLATHSFRRNVIKLPWRFHHLAGFNAFWYTHHLLVVVCILLAMHGYFLFLTTDWYAKTTWMYLIVPLLFYAGERVSAAWDERHHRVNIIKAIIYPGNVLALYMTKPLGFKYYSGMYMFLKCPNISGFEWHPFSITSAPGDDYLSVHIRTLGDWTTELKNQFAKVCELQEKQQRSDSLTRLETKAFPSNYNSSQARFPRILIKGPYGAPAQNYKKYDILLLIGLGIGATPFVSIIKDLLNQIRPHETVNVSGKRTNSCYILENQLSGANRKAAEKAYFYWVTREQGSFEWFKGVMDDIADYDLNHKIEMHNYLTSVYEEGDARSALIAMVQKIQNAKNGLDIVSDSRIRTHFARPNWRKVFSQLASAHLSSRIGVFYCGSPTLTKPLKNLCHEFSRNSSTRFHFHKENF; translated from the exons ATGAACAATTTAGAAAAAGTGAGAGAGGATGATTCCGCTAAATGGATACTTGAGAGCATTGAGATTGATCACATGGTCGATGCTCTGATGCACTCTGACAATGACAATGCCACTGGCACAACCCTGAACCAGATAGAGCAAAATGGATTTTCACAGAAAAGAAATGCAGGTTCAAACCCAGATGCTATCGTAGCTCCGAGGAAAAGGGTTGGATTTCAGAACAACGGGGCAAGGATTGAGTGGACCGGGTCGAGCGCAAAGAAAGGGCTCAGGAGCCTGAGGTTCCTTGACAGGACTATCTCCGGGAACGAAGTTGATGCGTGGAAGTCTGCAGAGAAACGTTGCCATCAGCTAGCACTCGATGGGAGGCTCCCTCGGGACAAATTCGGGGTCTGCATTG GGATGGACTCTAAAGAGTTTGCAGGGGAGTTGTTTGATGCCTTAGCTCGGCGGAGGAAGATATCCTCGGAAAACGGGATCACTCTGGAGGAGCTAAAGATGTTCTGGGGCGATATTACCAATCGGGACATGGATTCCCGACTGCAGATATTCTTTGACAT GTGTGACAAGAACGGGGATGGGAAGCTCTCCGAGGAAGAAGTAAAGGAg GTGATAGAACTGAGTGCATCAGCAAACAAGTTATCGAACCTTAAGCAGCGGGCAGCTGCTTACGCATCGCTGATCATGGAAGAGCTCGATCCTGACCATCAAGGCCACATCGAG ATGTGGCAATTGGAAACTTTGTTGAGGGAAATGGTGAGCTCCGAAGAAGGGCAGAAACTCACAGAAAGAAGCCGCATTCTCCCCAAAACCATGATTCCAAGAAGATACCGAACACCCATAAGCCGTTTCTTAGAAGAAATTCATGAATTTATTCATGAAAATTGGAAGAGAATTTGGGTCCTGAGTTTATGGATAATTGTAAATCTAGTTCTCTTCATCTGGAAGTTCCAACAGTATGAGAAGATGGGCGCATTCAAGATCATGGGCTATTGCGTTTGCTTCGCGAAAGGAGCTGCTGAGACACTGAAGTTCAACATGGCCCTGATCCTCTTTCCTGTCTGCAGAAGAACTCTCACGAAGCTTCGATCTACTAAAATCAGCGTGGTTATCCCGTTTGACGACAATATAAATTTCCACAAAATAATTGCTTGCGCAATTGCGACCGGAGCGGTGATCCATGCCCTCATGCACCTAGCGTGTGATCTCCCAAGGATAAGTTCATGTTCGAAGCAGAAGTTCATGACCTACTTGGGACCTAACTTCGACTATGAGCAACCAAGTTATATGGACTTAGTGCGGAGCGTTCCCGGTTTTACGGGGATAGTTATAACTATTCTTATGACATTCTCATTTACACTTGCAACCCACTCATTCAGAAGGAACGTAATCAAACTGCCATGGCGATTCCATCACCTTGCCGGTTTTAATGCATTTTGGTACACACACCATTTGTTGGTCGTGGTGTGCATTCTCTTAGCCATGCACGGCTATTTCCTCTTCCTCACTACGGACTGGTATGCGAAGACC ACGTGGATGTATCTAATAGTGCCTCTGTTGTTCTATGCTGGTGAGCGGGTTTCGGCGGCCTGGGATGAGCGGCATCACCGTGTTAACATTATTAAG GCGATCATATATCCTGGAAACGTCCTAGCACTGTACATGACTAAGCCTCTAGGATTCAAGTACTATAGCGGGATGTACATGTTCCTGAAGTGCCCCAATATATCAGGCTTCGAGTG GCACCCTTTCTCAATCACTTCCGCCCCAGGAGACGACTACTTGAGTGTCCACATACGAACTCTAGGGGACTGGACCACCGAGCTCAAAAACCAATTTGCAAAG GTCTGTGAGCTGCAGGAGAAACAGCAGAGAAGCGACAGTCTAACAAGACTAGAAACTAAAGCATTCCCAAGCAATTACAATTCGTCACAAGCAAG ATTTCCAAGGATTCTCATAAAGGGACCGTATGGTGCTCCTGCTCAGAACTACAAGAAGTACGACATTCTCTTGCTTATTGGGCTAGGAATCGGCGCAACTCCCTTCGTCAGCATCATAAAGGATCTGCTAAACCAGATCAGGCCTCACGAAACAGTCAATGTGAGTGGAAAGAGGACGAATTCGTGTTATATACTCGAGAA TCAATTATCGGGAGCAAACAGGAAGGCAGCTGAGAAGGCCTACTTTTACTGGGTGACGAGGGAGCAGGGCTCGTTTGAGTGGTTTAAGGGCGTGATGGATGATATCGCTGACTATGATCTCAAT CATAAGATAGAAATGCACAACTATTTGACGAGCGTTTATGAAGAGGGAGATGCTCGGTCGGCACTCATTGCAATGGTTCAGAAGATCCAGAATGCAAAGAACGGCCTTGACATTGTCTCTGATAGTCGG ATAAGAACGCATTTCGCCAGGCCAAACTGGAGAAAAGTTTTTTCTCAGTTGGCAAGTGCCCACCTGTCTTCTCGAATAG GTGTGTTCTACTGTGGAAGCCCGACACTAACAAAACCGTTAAAGAATCTCTGCCACGAATTTAGCCGAAATTCTTCCACCCGGTTTCATTTTCACAAGGAGAACTTTTAG
- the LOC116210687 gene encoding mitogen-activated protein kinase 3 yields MAGAAHNNVNGQFSDFPAVPTHGGQFIQYNIFGNQFEVPAKYRPPIMPIGRGAYGIVCSVLNAETNEMVAIKKIANAFDNHMDAKRTLREIKLLRHLDHENVNAIRDVIPPPLRREFTDVYIAIELMDTDLHQIIRSNQNLSEEHCQYFLYQILRGLKYIHSAKLIHRDLKPSNLLVNANCDLKICDFGLARPNAENEFMTEYVVTRWYRAPELLLNSSDYTAAIDVWSVGCIFMELMNRKPLFPGKDHVHQMRLLIELLGTPTDSDLGFVRNEEARRYIRQLPSHPRQPLSSVFPHVHPLAIDLVDRMLTFDPSKRITVEEALAHPYLARLHDVADEPICPEPFAFDFEHQSLGEEQMKDMIYAEAIALNPEFA; encoded by the exons ATGGCCGGCGCAGCACATAACAACGTGAACGGGCAGTTCTCCGACTTCCCGGCGGTCCCAACTCACGGTGGCCAGTTCATCCAGTACAACATCTTTGGGAATCAGTTCGAGGTCCCGGCAAAGTACCGCCCTCCGATCATGCCGATCGGTCGTGGcgcttatggaatcgtctg CTCGGTGTTGAATGCGGAAACGAATGAGATGGTTGCAATCAAGAAGATAGCGAATGCGTTCGATAACCACATGGATGCGAAGCGCACCCTCCGTGAGATCAAGCTCCTGCGCCATCTTGATCACGAGAAT GTTAATGCTATCAGAGATGTGATTCCTCCACCTTTAAGGCGGGAATTCACAGATGTCTATATCGCCATTGAGCTCATGGACACTGATCTTCACCAAATCATCCGGTCCAACCAAAATTTATCGGAGGAGCACTGCCAG TACTTCTTGTATCAAATACTGCGAGGACTCAAGTACATTCACTCGGCTAAGCTCATCCACAGAGATCTCAAGCCCAGCAACCTTCTGGTGAATGCAAATTGTGATCTTAAGATCTGCGACTTTGGTCTCGCACGTCCGAATGCAGAGAACGAGTTCATGACTGAGTACGTTGTCACTAGATGGTACCGAGCACCAGAACTTTTGCTCAATTCATCCGACTATACTGCCGCAATAGATGTATGGTCGGTTGGTTGCATCTTCATGGAGTTAATGAACAGAAAACCTTTGTTCCCTGGGAAGGATCACGTGCATCAGATGCGTTTGTTGATAGAG CTTCTCGGCACCCCGACTGACTCTGATCTCGGCTTCGTCCGGAATGAGGAAGCAAGAAGATACATTCGCCAACTCCCCAGTCATCCACGTCAGCCTCTATCTAGTGTCTTCCCCCACGTCCATCCACTGGCCATTGATCTTGTCGACAGAATGTTGACGTTTGATCCCAGTAAAAGAATCACAG TTGAGGAGGCACTTGCCCACCCGTACCTTGCAAGATTACACGATGTGGCTGATGAACCGATCTGCCCAGAGCCATTTGCTTTTGACTTTGAGCATCAGTCCCTAGGGGAGGAGCAAATGAAGGACATGATCTACGCTGAGGCCATAGCCCTCAATCCTGAGTTTGCCTAA
- the LOC116210688 gene encoding L-ascorbate peroxidase, cytosolic-like, with the protein MGKSYPTVSEEYKKAIDKCKKKLRGLIAEKNCAPIMLRIAWHSAGTFDVKTKTGGPFGTMKNPAELAHGANNGLDIAVRLLEPIKQQFPIISYADFYQLAGVVAVEVTGGPEIPFHPGREDNPHPPPEGRLPDATKGADHLRVVFGEQMGLSDKDIVALSGGHTLGRCHKERSGFEGPWTKNPLIFDNSYFKELLSGEKEGLLQLPSDKTLLSDPVFRPLVEKYAVDEDAFFEDYTEAHLKLSELGFADA; encoded by the exons ATGGGAAAGTCCTATCCGACTGTCAGCGAGGAATACAAGAAGGCCATCGACAAGTGCAAGAAGAAGCTCAGAGGTCTCATCGCTGAGAAGAACTGTGCTCCGATCATGCTCCGCATCGC ATGGCACTCAGCTGGTACCTTTGATGTGAAGACAAAGACTGGAGGTCCTTTTGGAACCATGAAGAACCCGGCAGAGCTTGCTCACGGGGCCAACAATGGTCTTGATATCGCCGTCAGACTCTTGGAGCCCATAAAGCAGCAATTCCCTATCATCTCCTATGCTGATTTCTACCAG CTTGCTGGTGTTGTTGCTGTTGAAGTTACTGGTGGACCTGAGATCCCCTTCCACCCCGGAAGAGAG GACAACCCACATCCACCCCCTGAAGGGCGCCTTCCTGATGCTACCAAGG GTGCTGACCACCTTAGGGTAGTATTTGGGGAACAGATGGGCCTGAGTGACAAGGACATTGTTGCTCTCTCTGGTGGCCACACCCTG GGAAGGTGCCACAAGGAGAGGTCTGGATTTGAGGGACCCTGGACCAAGAATCCTCTCATCTTTGATAACTCTTACTTCAA GGAACTATTGAGTGGAGAGAAAGAAGGCCTTCTGCAACTGCCTTCTGACAAGACTCTTCTTTCCGACCCTGTCTTCCGCCCTCTTGTGGAGAAGTATGCTGTG gaTGAAGATGCTTTCTTCGAAGATTACACTGAGGCTCATCTGAAGCTCTCTGAGCTCGG ATTCGCCGATGCCTAA